From one Desulfuromonadales bacterium genomic stretch:
- a CDS encoding Fic family protein, protein QFETIHPFIDGNGRVGRLLLPLMLSAEGYCPVYLAGFLKENQQEYYDTLGAVQLRGEWVPWVRFLAEGVQVAARETIQTAERLAALLDQWKTLVRTSNVRSDALPHRLPEYLIAHPVVTVRLIQEAFNTSFPTANAALRVMRDIGIITPQTERKRDRTFIATDVISILNRPPAPDQ, encoded by the coding sequence CAGTTCGAGACGATCCACCCCTTCATCGACGGCAATGGCCGCGTAGGGAGGCTCCTTCTGCCGCTCATGCTGTCCGCCGAAGGTTATTGCCCCGTTTACCTGGCCGGGTTTCTCAAGGAAAACCAGCAGGAATATTACGACACGCTGGGCGCGGTGCAGTTGCGTGGGGAATGGGTGCCGTGGGTCCGGTTCCTCGCCGAGGGGGTGCAGGTGGCCGCACGGGAGACCATACAAACAGCGGAACGGCTGGCCGCCCTTCTCGATCAGTGGAAGACGCTCGTTCGCACCAGCAACGTCCGGAGCGACGCCCTACCCCACCGACTCCCTGAATACCTCATCGCTCACCCGGTTGTCACGGTCCGCTTGATCCAGGAGGCGTTCAATACCTCATTCCCGACGGCCAATGCCGCATTGCGCGTCATGCGAGATATTGGGATCATCACGCCGCAGACTGAACGCAAACGGGACCGGACCTTCATCGCTACGGACGTGATTAGCATTCTTAATCGGCCCCCTGCTCCAGACCAATAA